From Cataglyphis hispanica isolate Lineage 1 chromosome 19, ULB_Chis1_1.0, whole genome shotgun sequence, one genomic window encodes:
- the LOC126856544 gene encoding proteasome subunit beta type-7 isoform X1: MVSAETLRAPFPTTSGSNFMYLRNFSPDAAKHRECFRFSSLHIYSSLVILFSSLSGLNRNLVQRDAIGLIIRDRNNILIKKGFAAPKAVKTGTTIAGIVYKDGVILGGDTRATEDTIVADKYSLKIHFLAPNMYCCGAGTAADTEMTTEMIASQLELHRLNTGRIVPVCTANTLIKQMLFRYQGHIGAALILGGFDIDGPQLYCIYPHGSTEKLKYTTMGSGSLAAMAVFESRWKPDLPEEEAKQLVADAIRAGVFNDLASGSNVDLCVIRKTGVDYLRPYDTASVKGQRQISYRYKPGTTAVLTKTVQPIIVEEEAVRTIQHEAMDTSS, from the exons ATGGTGTCGGCTGAGACGCTGAGAGCCCCGTTTCCAACGACGTCGGGATCGAATTTTATGTATCTTCGTAATTTCTCTCCGGATGCGGCGAAGCATCGAGAATGTTTCAG ATTCTCctcattgcatatatattcaagTCTGGTGATACTCTTCTCATCGCTCAGTGGCTTGAACCGGAATTTGGTACAACGCGACGCTATCGGCTTGATAATTCGCGACAG gaacaatatcttgataaaaaaaggcTTTGCTGCTCCAAAAGCAGTCAAGACAGGTACAACTATTGCCGGTATAGTATACAAGGATGGTGTTATTCTTGGTGGTGATACACGAGCTACGGAAGACACCATTGTTGCAGATAAATATAGTTTGAAAATTCACTTTCTTGCTCCCAACATGTA ttgttGTGGAGCCGGTACAGCAGCCGACACCGAGATGACCACTGAGATGATAGCTAGCCAATTGGAATTGCATCGCCTGAATACCGGCCGTATTGTGCCTGTATGCACTGCAAACACACTGATTAAGCAAATGCTGTTTCGTTATCAGGGCCATATCGGTGCCGCTCTTATTCTGGGTGGTTTCGATATCGATGGACCGCAGTTGTATTGCATTTATCCACATGGTTCCACTGAGAAGCTGAAGTATACCACTATGGGATCCGGCTCGTTGGCGGCAATGGCGGTCTTCGAAAGCAGATGGAAGCCTGATTTACCG GAGGAGGAAGCGAAGCAATTAGTGGCGGATGCGATTCGCGCAGGCGTGTTCAACGATCTAGCATCGGGATCCAACGTGGATCTCTGCGTCATTCGCAAGACTGGCGTTGACTACCTGCGACCATATGATACTGCCAGCGTGAAAGGTCAACGGCAAATCAGTTATCGTTACAAGCCTGGCACTACCGCGGTACTTACCAAAACAGTACAACCGATCATCGTGGAAGAGGAGGCAGTGCGCACGATTCAACACGAGGCGATGGATACATCTTcatga
- the LOC126856537 gene encoding villin-1 isoform X2, which produces MSAIARTMDFPRRDDRSYCSDDSGGEVFRNIPKNSSIFRIWKIEGLRATAVTSSNMGLFLSESAYIVYAVSAKDGALPYPSMPIKDLKDTSVVRAIHFWIGINCDSTVSGAAALRAAELDSQTSAMILMREVQGRESPRFLAYFRQRLIIENLHFDDTPICTLHRVSGVAVPILTELTRVGWEQFSCRDVILVDIHAKGIIFLWLGSLSDPLHKRHAASLLESRKENNNGRVVVVEDGYEQTLPEDDKQLFSNVLDPSMRVVAPDRLHRINPPSPIKLYKCSEQSGKYKVAELKSGPILCSDLTSNSVYLVDRGEAGVWAWVGRNVNARERLEAVRNARGFVKKKNYSDGMPVARATEGHEPAEMKALLRGWELPKTRPLTLPASFESDYMNERPRMAAECQLVDDGSGERTLWRVEQKEGMVQVQDDMGIYYAEACYVMLYKYGQGRRSRNIIYCWEGVHSIKVDRDAALTAACHLSEETNAQLMKASQGREPPHLLQIYDGKLKILAGRHRDSPPKKYLVRVFGSTSYTSKAVERPLRASSLDSSAVFILFSGTPIVWCGSKSTGDARQASRRLAPRNAPLIAEGKEDDDFWLELGGRGTYGMETEEVGEELDKHLFQCRTENGLFVGEQVLGFRQNSLIPEAIWLLDAGNVIWVWIGKFSIPKTLQECVEDATIYLYTHPAGRNRNTTISIIKQGLEPATFIGLFENWNHNLLRDYKPFEVFCALLEDRDQSTRTPMAKATTDFDNYIKYPPATLKSEPENLPTGVDVRRKEMHLTYDNFIAIFKMEPAEFEKLPAWKRQRLKQAAGLF; this is translated from the exons ATGTCCGCGATAGCCAGAACAATGGATTTTCCGAGGCGG GATGACAGGAGCTACTGCAGTGATGATTCCGGCGGCGAAGTCTTCAGAAACATCCCGAAGAACAGTAGCATTTTTCGCATCTGGAAGATCGAA GGTCTGCGCGCAACAGCTGTAACCAGCAGCAACATGGGGCTTTTTCTCTCCGAATCGGCATATATCGTCTATGCTGTATCAGCGAAGGACGGCGCTCTTCCTTACCCAAGCATGCCG ATCAAGGACCTGAAGGATACCTCGGTGGTGCGTGCCATCCACTTCTGGATTGGTATCAACTGCGACTCAACAGTGTCCGGCGCCGCGGCACTTCGTGCCGCCGAGCTTGATTCGCAGACCTCGGCGATGATCCTAATGCGGGAAGTGCAAGGTCGCGAGAGCCCCCGCTTCCTCGCTTACTTCCGGCAACGATTGATCATCGAGAACTTGCACTTCGACGATACGCCCATTTGTACACTTCATCGAGTCTCCGGTGTGGCCGTGCCGATTTTAACGGAGCTGACGAGAGTTGGCTGGGAGCAGTTTAGTTGTCGCGATGTCATCCTAGTGGATATTCATGCAAA AGGTATCATCTTCCTGTGGCTAGGATCCCTATCAGATCCACTGCATAAACGTCATGCTGCTAGTCTCTTAGAATCTCGAAAGGAGAATAATAACGGCCGTGTAGTGGTAGTCGAAGATGGCTACGAGCAAACGTTGCCCGAAGACGATAAGCAGCTCTTTAGCAATGTGCTGGATCCCTCGATGAGAGTAGTGGCGCCTGATCGCCTGCACCGCATTAACCCGCCGAGTCCCATTAAGTTGTATAAGTGCAGCGAGCAATCGGGCAAGTACAAGGTCGCCGAATTGAAGTCCGGACCGATTCTTTGCAGCGATCTAACTTCCAATTCCGTGTATCTGGTGGATCGAGGCGAGGCAGGAGTTTGGGCCTGGGTGGGCCGCAACGTCAACGCCAGGGAGAGACTGGAAGCTGTTAGAAACGCGCGTGGTTTCGTCAAGAAGAAGAATTACAGCGACGGCATGCCAGTGGCCAGGGCGACAGAAG GTCACGAACCGGCGGAAATGAAAGCGTTATTGAGAGGCTGGGAACTTCCTAAGACTAGACCACTGACTTTGCCGGCGAGTTTCGAATCCGATTACATGAATGAAAGACCCAGAATGGCGGCTGAGTGCCAACTAGTAGACGATGGATCTGGTGAGCGGACTTTGTGGAGAGTCGAACAGAAGGAGGGCATGGTTCAGGTACAGGACGACATGGGGATCTATTATGCAGAAGCCTGCTACGTGATGCTATATAAGTACGGACAAGGACGAAGAAGTCGAAATATT ATTTATTGTTGGGAAGGTGTCCATTCTATCAAAGTAGATCGCGATGCAGCGTTGACGGCAGCTTGCCATTTATCCGAAGAGACAAACGCGCAATTGATGAAGGCATCTCAAGGCAGAGAACCACCTCATCTATTACAGATCTACGATGGCAAGCTGAAAATACTTGCTGGTCGTCACCGTGATTCAC CACCAAAGAAATATCTAGTTAGAGTATTTGGTTCGACGTCATACACTTCGAAGGCAGTGGAACGTCCATTACGGGCAAGTAGTTTAGATTCCAGCGCAGTATTCATCCTCTTCTCCGGCACGCCAATCGTTTGGTGTGGCAGCAAAAGCACGGGTGACGCTCGACAGGCATCGCGACGCCTCGCGCCTAGAAATGCACCCCTCATCGCTGAGGGTAAGGAGGATGACGATTTCTGGCTCGAGCTTGGAg GAAGAGGCACTTACGGCATGGAAACTGAGGAAGTCGGTGAGGAATTGGATAAACATCTCTTTCAATGTCGCACCGAAAATGGCCTTTTCGTAGGCGAGCAAGTTCTCGGATTCCGACAAAACTCTCTGATACCAGAAGCCATCTGGTTGCTGGATGCCGGTAACGTGATCTGGGTGTGGATAGGCAAATTCTCTATTCCAAAGACATTGCAAGAATGTGTCGAAGACGCtactatatatctttatacacATCCCGCAGGTCGAAATCGCAATACGACCATCTCGATAATCAAACAAG GTTTAGAACCAGCCACCTTTATCGGGCTGTTCGAAAACTGGAACCACAATCTGCTAAGAGATTACAAACCATTTGAAGTTTTCTGCGCCCTACTAGAGGACAGAGATCAATCGACGAGAACACCGATGGCTAAGGCCACCACGGActtcgataattatatcaagTATCCACCGGCGACACTGAAGAGTGAGCCCGAAAACCTGCCAACTGGTGTCGATGTCAGGCGCAAAGAGATGCATTTGACCTATGATAATTTCATCGCAATTTTCAAGATGGAACCCGCGGAATTCGAGAAATTACCAGCCTGGAAGAGACAACGGCTCAAGCAGGCCGCTGGACTTttctaa
- the LOC126856544 gene encoding proteasome subunit beta type-7 isoform X2, protein MTSLLAPEIPSPGFSFDLCQRNNILIKKGFAAPKAVKTGTTIAGIVYKDGVILGGDTRATEDTIVADKYSLKIHFLAPNMYCCGAGTAADTEMTTEMIASQLELHRLNTGRIVPVCTANTLIKQMLFRYQGHIGAALILGGFDIDGPQLYCIYPHGSTEKLKYTTMGSGSLAAMAVFESRWKPDLPEEEAKQLVADAIRAGVFNDLASGSNVDLCVIRKTGVDYLRPYDTASVKGQRQISYRYKPGTTAVLTKTVQPIIVEEEAVRTIQHEAMDTSS, encoded by the exons ATGACTTCGCTTCTCGCGCCAGAAATTCCATCGCCAGGATTTTCCTTTGATCTCTGCCAAag gaacaatatcttgataaaaaaaggcTTTGCTGCTCCAAAAGCAGTCAAGACAGGTACAACTATTGCCGGTATAGTATACAAGGATGGTGTTATTCTTGGTGGTGATACACGAGCTACGGAAGACACCATTGTTGCAGATAAATATAGTTTGAAAATTCACTTTCTTGCTCCCAACATGTA ttgttGTGGAGCCGGTACAGCAGCCGACACCGAGATGACCACTGAGATGATAGCTAGCCAATTGGAATTGCATCGCCTGAATACCGGCCGTATTGTGCCTGTATGCACTGCAAACACACTGATTAAGCAAATGCTGTTTCGTTATCAGGGCCATATCGGTGCCGCTCTTATTCTGGGTGGTTTCGATATCGATGGACCGCAGTTGTATTGCATTTATCCACATGGTTCCACTGAGAAGCTGAAGTATACCACTATGGGATCCGGCTCGTTGGCGGCAATGGCGGTCTTCGAAAGCAGATGGAAGCCTGATTTACCG GAGGAGGAAGCGAAGCAATTAGTGGCGGATGCGATTCGCGCAGGCGTGTTCAACGATCTAGCATCGGGATCCAACGTGGATCTCTGCGTCATTCGCAAGACTGGCGTTGACTACCTGCGACCATATGATACTGCCAGCGTGAAAGGTCAACGGCAAATCAGTTATCGTTACAAGCCTGGCACTACCGCGGTACTTACCAAAACAGTACAACCGATCATCGTGGAAGAGGAGGCAGTGCGCACGATTCAACACGAGGCGATGGATACATCTTcatga
- the LOC126856551 gene encoding uncharacterized protein LOC126856551 yields CTSIRFFETNCARRTFFHDRRRRRRDEGFIDKCQRGVSVLPPFVDAESLRWIGKTRSQINRAVYRVENLKWDENDHPENRTKNAAVVALDRNVCSQGVQVEIGTCKSIKNFTSALKNLELETIDRDSPERLLRTSDAQTDYFNDSEQEDTVPVFKTREISTFQLVIQGMEILNFQGTRHSPAEIAPYWKKDSRMWLWKSVRLARRIRKTKVKAVAPASTLYRENLS; encoded by the exons TGCACTTCGATCCGATTTTTCGAAACAAACTGCGCTCGCCGCACATTTTTTCATGACAGGAGACGGCGACGGAGGGATGAGGGCTTCATCGACAAATGTCAAAGAGGTGTCTCCGTCTTACCACCTTTCGTCGACGCGGAGAGCCTTCGATGGATTGGCAAAACGAGGAGTCAGATCAATCGAGCGGTATATCGAG TGGAGAATCTGAAATGGGATGAGAATGATCATCCTGAGAACAGGACGAAGAATGCTGCCGTCGTTGCTCTGGATCGCAATGTTTGCTCTCAAGGAGTTCAG gTTGAAATTGGAACTTGTAAGAGCATTAAAAACTTTACGTCTGCTTTGAAAAATCTCGAGCTTGAGACGATTGACAGGGATTCTCCAGAACGACTACTTAGAACGAGTGACGCGCAAACGGATTACTTTAACGATTCCGAGCAAGAAGACACCGTCCCGGTTTTCAAGACGAGGGAAATATCAACTTTTCAATTGGTAATCCAGGGaatggaaattttaaatttccag GGAACGAGGCATTCGCCCGCGGAGATTGCGCCTTACTGGAAGAAAGATTCTCGAATGTGGTTGTGGAAATCAGTGAGGCTTGCgagaagaataagaaaaaccAAAGTGAAGGCTGTTGCTCCTGCAAGCACTTTGTATCGTGAAAATCTTTCGtag
- the LOC126856537 gene encoding villin-1 isoform X1, translating to MMSVLYPEDLNIISQDDRSYCSDDSGGEVFRNIPKNSSIFRIWKIEGLRATAVTSSNMGLFLSESAYIVYAVSAKDGALPYPSMPIKDLKDTSVVRAIHFWIGINCDSTVSGAAALRAAELDSQTSAMILMREVQGRESPRFLAYFRQRLIIENLHFDDTPICTLHRVSGVAVPILTELTRVGWEQFSCRDVILVDIHAKGIIFLWLGSLSDPLHKRHAASLLESRKENNNGRVVVVEDGYEQTLPEDDKQLFSNVLDPSMRVVAPDRLHRINPPSPIKLYKCSEQSGKYKVAELKSGPILCSDLTSNSVYLVDRGEAGVWAWVGRNVNARERLEAVRNARGFVKKKNYSDGMPVARATEGHEPAEMKALLRGWELPKTRPLTLPASFESDYMNERPRMAAECQLVDDGSGERTLWRVEQKEGMVQVQDDMGIYYAEACYVMLYKYGQGRRSRNIIYCWEGVHSIKVDRDAALTAACHLSEETNAQLMKASQGREPPHLLQIYDGKLKILAGRHRDSPPKKYLVRVFGSTSYTSKAVERPLRASSLDSSAVFILFSGTPIVWCGSKSTGDARQASRRLAPRNAPLIAEGKEDDDFWLELGGRGTYGMETEEVGEELDKHLFQCRTENGLFVGEQVLGFRQNSLIPEAIWLLDAGNVIWVWIGKFSIPKTLQECVEDATIYLYTHPAGRNRNTTISIIKQGLEPATFIGLFENWNHNLLRDYKPFEVFCALLEDRDQSTRTPMAKATTDFDNYIKYPPATLKSEPENLPTGVDVRRKEMHLTYDNFIAIFKMEPAEFEKLPAWKRQRLKQAAGLF from the exons ATGATGAGCGTGCTTTATCCTGAAGATTTGAATATCATCTCGCAGGATGACAGGAGCTACTGCAGTGATGATTCCGGCGGCGAAGTCTTCAGAAACATCCCGAAGAACAGTAGCATTTTTCGCATCTGGAAGATCGAA GGTCTGCGCGCAACAGCTGTAACCAGCAGCAACATGGGGCTTTTTCTCTCCGAATCGGCATATATCGTCTATGCTGTATCAGCGAAGGACGGCGCTCTTCCTTACCCAAGCATGCCG ATCAAGGACCTGAAGGATACCTCGGTGGTGCGTGCCATCCACTTCTGGATTGGTATCAACTGCGACTCAACAGTGTCCGGCGCCGCGGCACTTCGTGCCGCCGAGCTTGATTCGCAGACCTCGGCGATGATCCTAATGCGGGAAGTGCAAGGTCGCGAGAGCCCCCGCTTCCTCGCTTACTTCCGGCAACGATTGATCATCGAGAACTTGCACTTCGACGATACGCCCATTTGTACACTTCATCGAGTCTCCGGTGTGGCCGTGCCGATTTTAACGGAGCTGACGAGAGTTGGCTGGGAGCAGTTTAGTTGTCGCGATGTCATCCTAGTGGATATTCATGCAAA AGGTATCATCTTCCTGTGGCTAGGATCCCTATCAGATCCACTGCATAAACGTCATGCTGCTAGTCTCTTAGAATCTCGAAAGGAGAATAATAACGGCCGTGTAGTGGTAGTCGAAGATGGCTACGAGCAAACGTTGCCCGAAGACGATAAGCAGCTCTTTAGCAATGTGCTGGATCCCTCGATGAGAGTAGTGGCGCCTGATCGCCTGCACCGCATTAACCCGCCGAGTCCCATTAAGTTGTATAAGTGCAGCGAGCAATCGGGCAAGTACAAGGTCGCCGAATTGAAGTCCGGACCGATTCTTTGCAGCGATCTAACTTCCAATTCCGTGTATCTGGTGGATCGAGGCGAGGCAGGAGTTTGGGCCTGGGTGGGCCGCAACGTCAACGCCAGGGAGAGACTGGAAGCTGTTAGAAACGCGCGTGGTTTCGTCAAGAAGAAGAATTACAGCGACGGCATGCCAGTGGCCAGGGCGACAGAAG GTCACGAACCGGCGGAAATGAAAGCGTTATTGAGAGGCTGGGAACTTCCTAAGACTAGACCACTGACTTTGCCGGCGAGTTTCGAATCCGATTACATGAATGAAAGACCCAGAATGGCGGCTGAGTGCCAACTAGTAGACGATGGATCTGGTGAGCGGACTTTGTGGAGAGTCGAACAGAAGGAGGGCATGGTTCAGGTACAGGACGACATGGGGATCTATTATGCAGAAGCCTGCTACGTGATGCTATATAAGTACGGACAAGGACGAAGAAGTCGAAATATT ATTTATTGTTGGGAAGGTGTCCATTCTATCAAAGTAGATCGCGATGCAGCGTTGACGGCAGCTTGCCATTTATCCGAAGAGACAAACGCGCAATTGATGAAGGCATCTCAAGGCAGAGAACCACCTCATCTATTACAGATCTACGATGGCAAGCTGAAAATACTTGCTGGTCGTCACCGTGATTCAC CACCAAAGAAATATCTAGTTAGAGTATTTGGTTCGACGTCATACACTTCGAAGGCAGTGGAACGTCCATTACGGGCAAGTAGTTTAGATTCCAGCGCAGTATTCATCCTCTTCTCCGGCACGCCAATCGTTTGGTGTGGCAGCAAAAGCACGGGTGACGCTCGACAGGCATCGCGACGCCTCGCGCCTAGAAATGCACCCCTCATCGCTGAGGGTAAGGAGGATGACGATTTCTGGCTCGAGCTTGGAg GAAGAGGCACTTACGGCATGGAAACTGAGGAAGTCGGTGAGGAATTGGATAAACATCTCTTTCAATGTCGCACCGAAAATGGCCTTTTCGTAGGCGAGCAAGTTCTCGGATTCCGACAAAACTCTCTGATACCAGAAGCCATCTGGTTGCTGGATGCCGGTAACGTGATCTGGGTGTGGATAGGCAAATTCTCTATTCCAAAGACATTGCAAGAATGTGTCGAAGACGCtactatatatctttatacacATCCCGCAGGTCGAAATCGCAATACGACCATCTCGATAATCAAACAAG GTTTAGAACCAGCCACCTTTATCGGGCTGTTCGAAAACTGGAACCACAATCTGCTAAGAGATTACAAACCATTTGAAGTTTTCTGCGCCCTACTAGAGGACAGAGATCAATCGACGAGAACACCGATGGCTAAGGCCACCACGGActtcgataattatatcaagTATCCACCGGCGACACTGAAGAGTGAGCCCGAAAACCTGCCAACTGGTGTCGATGTCAGGCGCAAAGAGATGCATTTGACCTATGATAATTTCATCGCAATTTTCAAGATGGAACCCGCGGAATTCGAGAAATTACCAGCCTGGAAGAGACAACGGCTCAAGCAGGCCGCTGGACTTttctaa
- the LOC126856546 gene encoding elongation factor Ts, mitochondrial isoform X1, whose protein sequence is MTHMIPARIFRLIHTNSLLWQATKKSPLQKLRKKTGYTLENCKKALQLHENNLEKAEKWLKEQAQQHGWTQAAKLQGRNTSQGLITVTIDGQYAALAEINCETDFVAQNKKFHGLAETVIAAVLNHAKSQEIQNEVQRTVFHTDNLKVLSAMDGKSLGDHSALTIGDVGENIKLRRALAVSVQSPNVMLFGCTHPTPMNPIPVSFGRYGALIAVKCKNRDNILGMQLCQHIIGMDPQKIGNPQVDEPHNNMDEEPCMIYQEFLLDPSVSVQQLLMETETEIIDFARFEVGENLDEEPTIESIQTCG, encoded by the exons ATGACCCat atgattCCAGCACGGATATTCCGCTTGATTCACACAAACAGTTTGCTCTGGCAAGCAACAAAAAAATCCCCACTACAAAAGCTGCGCAAAAAGACTGGTTATACCTTGGAGAATTGTAAGAAAGCTTTGCAATTACATGAGAATAATTTAGAGAAG GCTGAGAAATGGCTAAAAGAACAGGCGCAACAGCACGGCTGGACGCAGGCGGCCAAACTGCAAGGTCGCAATACCAGTCAAGGTCTTATCACAGTGACCATCGATGGACAATATGCTGCATTGGCAGAGATTAATTGCGAGACTGATTTTGTGgcacaaaataagaaatttcacGGTCTCGCAGAAACAGTAATCGCCGCTGTACTAAATCATGCAAAGTCTCAAGAAATTCAGAACGAAGTACAGCGAACTGTATTTCATACGGATAATCTTAAAGTCTTGTCAGCCATGGATGGCAAGAGCTTAGGCGATCATTCCGCTCTAACCATTGGTGATGTGGGCGAGAACATTAAATTGAGACGCGCTCTGGCCGTCAGTGTTCAATCACCGAACGTGATGCTGTTTGGCTGCACGCATCCAACACCCATGAATCCCATACCTGTTTCCTTTGGTAGGTATGGTGCCCTTATCGCTGTCAAATGCAAGAATAGGGATAATATACTGGGCATGCAACTCTGTCAGCATATCATtg gtaTGGATCCACAGAAGATTGGGAATCCACAAGTGGATGAGCCACATAATAATATGGACGAGGAACCCTGCATGATCTATCAGGAATTCCTACTTGATCCCTCTGTTTCCGTACAGCAATTGCTAATGGAAACAGAAACTGAAATCATCGATTTTGCGCGCTTCGAAGTTGGTGAAAATCTTGACGAAGAGCCGACAATAGAGAGCATTCAGACTTGCGgctga
- the LOC126856546 gene encoding elongation factor Ts, mitochondrial isoform X2, with the protein MIPARIFRLIHTNSLLWQATKKSPLQKLRKKTGYTLENCKKALQLHENNLEKAEKWLKEQAQQHGWTQAAKLQGRNTSQGLITVTIDGQYAALAEINCETDFVAQNKKFHGLAETVIAAVLNHAKSQEIQNEVQRTVFHTDNLKVLSAMDGKSLGDHSALTIGDVGENIKLRRALAVSVQSPNVMLFGCTHPTPMNPIPVSFGRYGALIAVKCKNRDNILGMQLCQHIIGMDPQKIGNPQVDEPHNNMDEEPCMIYQEFLLDPSVSVQQLLMETETEIIDFARFEVGENLDEEPTIESIQTCG; encoded by the exons atgattCCAGCACGGATATTCCGCTTGATTCACACAAACAGTTTGCTCTGGCAAGCAACAAAAAAATCCCCACTACAAAAGCTGCGCAAAAAGACTGGTTATACCTTGGAGAATTGTAAGAAAGCTTTGCAATTACATGAGAATAATTTAGAGAAG GCTGAGAAATGGCTAAAAGAACAGGCGCAACAGCACGGCTGGACGCAGGCGGCCAAACTGCAAGGTCGCAATACCAGTCAAGGTCTTATCACAGTGACCATCGATGGACAATATGCTGCATTGGCAGAGATTAATTGCGAGACTGATTTTGTGgcacaaaataagaaatttcacGGTCTCGCAGAAACAGTAATCGCCGCTGTACTAAATCATGCAAAGTCTCAAGAAATTCAGAACGAAGTACAGCGAACTGTATTTCATACGGATAATCTTAAAGTCTTGTCAGCCATGGATGGCAAGAGCTTAGGCGATCATTCCGCTCTAACCATTGGTGATGTGGGCGAGAACATTAAATTGAGACGCGCTCTGGCCGTCAGTGTTCAATCACCGAACGTGATGCTGTTTGGCTGCACGCATCCAACACCCATGAATCCCATACCTGTTTCCTTTGGTAGGTATGGTGCCCTTATCGCTGTCAAATGCAAGAATAGGGATAATATACTGGGCATGCAACTCTGTCAGCATATCATtg gtaTGGATCCACAGAAGATTGGGAATCCACAAGTGGATGAGCCACATAATAATATGGACGAGGAACCCTGCATGATCTATCAGGAATTCCTACTTGATCCCTCTGTTTCCGTACAGCAATTGCTAATGGAAACAGAAACTGAAATCATCGATTTTGCGCGCTTCGAAGTTGGTGAAAATCTTGACGAAGAGCCGACAATAGAGAGCATTCAGACTTGCGgctga